A region of Lycium barbarum isolate Lr01 chromosome 3, ASM1917538v2, whole genome shotgun sequence DNA encodes the following proteins:
- the LOC132632756 gene encoding alpha-N-acetylglucosaminidase-like codes for MDISMIPSLIFVFFCAFFFYVANSSTLGVNYISPLVEIQDRERAPSSVQLTAAYGVLNRLIPSHFSSFEFHIIPKEHCGGEFCFNISNHPGSARDNSPEILISGTTAVEILSGLHWYLKYWCEAHISWSKTGGAQLASVPNPGSLPPVQDAGVVVTRPVPWSYYQNAVTSSYTFAWWDWERWEKEIDWMALQGINLPLAFTGQEAIWQKVFKHFNISKSHLDDFFGGPAFLAWSRMGNLHRWGGSLPQSWLDQQLILQKKILARMHELGMTPVLPAFSGNVPAALKSVFPSAKINRLGNWFTVNSDPRWCCTYLLDATDPLFVEIGKAFIEQQLKEYGRSSHIYNCDTFDENTPPVDEPDYISSLGATIFEGMRSGDRDAVWLMQGWLFTYDPFWRPPQMKALLHSVPLGRLIVLDLYAEVKPIWATSKQFYGTPYIWCMLHNFAGNTEMYGVLDAVGSGPVEARTSDNSTMVGVGMSMEGIEQNPVVYDFMSEMAFQHNPVDVKVWIDLYSARRYGRFVQTVQDAWNILYHTIYNCTDGAYDKNRDVIVAFPDVDPKSISTPQIVLNDIHEQYGKGYLTRAVLEEASDSYDKPHLWYSTSEVIHALKLFLDSGNQLSDSRTYRYDLIDLTRQALAKYANELFLDVIQSYELGNLHNVARLSQKFLGLVEDMDMLLGCHDGFLLGPWIQSAKKLAQDEDQERQFEWNARTQITMWFDNTEVEASLLRDYGNKYWSGLLRDYYGPRAAIYFKYLIESLEEGNGFNLRAWRRDWIKLTNSWQSSRNVFPVKSTGDALNVSQWLFEKYLQDLGSHDH; via the exons ATGGATATTTCCATGATCCCCTCTTTAATTTTCGTGTTCTTCTGCGCTTTCTTCTTTTATGTGGCTAATTCTTCGACCCTCGGAGTCAATTACATTTCGCCACTTGTGGAAATTCAGGATAGGGAAAGGGCACCTTCTTCAGTCCAATTAACTGCCGCCTATGGCGTTCTAAATCGTTTAATACCCTCTCATTTTTCCAGCTTTGAGTTCCACATCATTCCCAAG GAACATTGcggtggagaattttgcttcaacATAAGCAACCACCCCGGTTCGGCTCGAGACAATTCTCCTGAAATTCT AATAAGTGGAACTACAGCAGTAGAGATATTGTCTGGTCTTCATTGGTACTTGAAATATTGGTGTGAAGCACATATATCATGGAGCAAAACAGGTGGAGCACAATTAGCTTCTGTACCTAACCCTGGCTCTCTCCCTCCTGTTCAAGATGCAGGAGTAGTGGTAACGAGACCTGTTCCCTGGAGCTATTACCAAAATGCTGTCACATCGAGCT ATACATTTGCCTGGTGGGATTGGGAAAGGTGGGAAAAAGAGATTGATTGGATGGCTCTCCAGGGGATCAATTTGCCATTGGCTTTTACTGGGCAAGAAGCTATATGGCAAAAAGTCTTCAAG CACTTCAACATTAGCAAGTCACATCTGGATGATTTCTTTGGAGGTCCAGCATTTCTTGCATGGTCACGTATGGGAAACCTACATCG ATGGGGTGGTTCACTGCCACAAAGTTGGCTAGATCAGCAACTCATTCTGCAGAAGAAAATTCTTGCCAGAATGCATGAACTAGGGATGACTCCAG TTCTTCCAGCCTTTTCTGGAAATGTTCCGGCAGCACTGAAGAGCGTATTTCCATCAGCAAAGATAAATCGTCTGGGGAACTG GTTTACTGTGAACAGTGATCCAAGATGGTGTTGCACCTATCTTCTTGATGCAACAGATCCTTTGTTTGTTGAAATTGGAAAAGCATTTATTGAGCAACAGCTAAAAG AATATGGAAGGAGTAGCCACATATATAACTG TGATACCTTTGATGAGAACACACCGCCTGTTGATGAGCCGGATTATATCTCTTCGTTGGGTGCCACAATTTTTGAAGGAATGCGAAGTGGTGATCGTGATGCGGTTTGGCTAATGCAG GGATGGCTTTTCACATATGATCCTTTCTGGAGACCTCCACAGATGAAG GCACTTCTACATTCTGTTCCTCTGGGCAGGTTGATCGTGCTTGATTTGTATGCTGAAGTAAAACCTATATGGGCTACTTCAAAGCAGTTTTATGGCACCCCATATATCT GGTGTATGCTGCACAATTTTGCTGGGAACACTGAAATGTATGGAGTTCTTGATGCAGTGGGATCAGGACCTGTTGAAGCTCGTACAAGTGATAACTCAACCATG GTTGGTGTTGGGATGTCAATGGAGGGCATTGAACAGAACCCCGTGGTGTATGATTTTATGTCTGAAATGGCTTTTCAGCATAACCCAGTTGATGTCAAG GTTTGGATAGATCTATACTCCGCAAGACGCTATGGGAGATTTGTTCAAACCGTGCAAGATGCCTGGAATATTTTGTATCACACCATCTATAATTGCACCGATGGTGCTTAT GACAAAAATAGAGATGTTATTGTCGCATTTCCAGATGTTGATCCAAAGTCCATTTCAACACCACAAATAGTACTAAATGATATCCATGAACAATATGGAAAAGGATATTTAACAAGAGCTGTTTTGGAAGAAGCAAGTGATTCCTATGATAAACCTCATCTTTGGTATTCAACGTCAGAAGTTATACATGCACTAAAACTTTTCCTAGATAGTGGAAATCAACTATCTGACAGCCGTACTTACAG GTATGACCTCATAGACCTGACAAGACAAGCTTTGGCAAAGTATGCAAATGAATTATTCTTAGATGTTATACAATCATATGAATTGGGTAATTTGCACAATGTTGCACGCCTTAGCCAAAAGTTTCTAGGCCTTGTGGAAGATATGGATATGCTTTTGGGATGCCATGATGGATTCCTTCTAGGACCTTGGATACAGAGTGCAAAGAAGCTTGCTCAAGATGAAGATCAGGAAAGACAG TTTGAATGGAACGCAAGAACTCAGATTACTATGTGGTTCGATAACACTGAGGTGGAAGCTAGTTTGCTTCGTGACTATG GTAATAAGTATTGGAGTGGGCTATTACGAGATTATTATGGTCCTCGTGCAGCAATTTATTTTAAGTATCTGATAGAAAGTTTAGAAGAAGGCAATGGCTTCAACTTGAGAGCTTGGAGGAGGGACTGGATCAAGCTTACAAATAGTTGGCAAAGTAGCAGAAATGTTTTCCCTGTCAAAAGTACAGGAGATGCCCTCAATGTATCACAGTGGCTTTTTGAGAAATACTTGCAAGATTTGGGATCACACGATCACTAA